One window of Acipenser ruthenus chromosome 52, fAciRut3.2 maternal haplotype, whole genome shotgun sequence genomic DNA carries:
- the LOC117965771 gene encoding complement C1q-like protein 3, which translates to MVYISRREQLLGCSALPVRMRKIVLQLLFLCCLSVGQAQHEEPQGTKIETEQQAYILHQDCFQQSIYRELGSLKNRVDQLEKERDALPKIAFSAALVESGSWIIGPFNTDTNLVYKKVFTNIGNCYNPSTGIFTVMVKGVYYFRFSAYNDGTPNTNAAMFKNSERIVSIWDTVGEDNEDSASNGAVLELQVGDSVYISLHAQRVVYDDINHYNTFSGFLLFAM; encoded by the exons ATGGTGTATATAAGTCGGAGAGAACAGCTCCTTGGATGTTCTGCTCTTCCAGTGAGAATGAGAAAGATTGTGCTGCAGCTACTGTTCCTGTGCTGTCTGTCCGTCGGACAGGCACAGCATGAAGAACCTCAGGGGACCAAGATTGAGACGGAACAGCAAGCATACATACTACATCAGGACTGCTTTCAACAAAGTATCTACAGAGAGCTGGGGAGCCTGAAGAACAGGGTGGACCAGCTGGAGAAGGAGCGAGATg CCTTGCCAAAGATTGCCTTCTCTGCTGCCTTAGTGGAATCTGGTAGTTGGATTATAGGACCATTCAACACTGACACCAACCTGGTGTACAAAAAGGTCTTCACCAACATCGGCAACTGTTATAACCCTAGTACAG GTATCTTCACAGTCATGGTGAAGGGTGTCTACTACTTCAGATTCTCGGCTTACAATGACGGGACACCCAACACCAACGCGGCCATGTTTAAGAACAGCGAAAGGATTGTGTCCATCTGGGACACAGTCGGAGAGGACAACGAGGACAGCGCCAGCAACGGGGCTGTCCTGGAACTGCAAGTAGGGGACAGTGTCTACATCAGTCTCCATGCCCAAAGAGTTGTCTACGATGACATCAACCACTACAACACCTTCAGCGGATTCCTGCTCTTCGCCATGTGA